Proteins encoded by one window of Cylindrospermum stagnale PCC 7417:
- a CDS encoding ABC exporter membrane fusion protein, giving the protein MVYKEKQSFTKPVGWWSIILAISTAVATGAISLYSLSRFRLTNSVQPEITPSNSPTMTAVAALGRLEPQGEVIRLSAPDSQGGGVRVAKLLINKGEKVQRGQVIAILDSYDSRFAALEKAHRQVQVAQASLYKVEAGAKDGDIYAQEATIANLEAELRGQIYSQEATIARIDAEWRNAETENRRYQKLYRDGAVSASDADTKRLRVDTVQQQMREAKASLTRTVETLQKRLNEAKARLVSIAEVRPTDVQAAQADVESAKASVKQAEADLDLSSVRSPINGQVLKINAWPGEMIGSQGIAELGRTQQMFVVAEVYETDIKKVRLGQSAKITGDAFSGEIRGTVTDIGLRVGKQNIFTTNPGADTDNKIIDVKIRIDNLSDNQRISGLTDLQVQVLIQI; this is encoded by the coding sequence ATGGTATATAAAGAAAAGCAGTCATTCACAAAACCTGTAGGTTGGTGGTCGATAATTTTGGCAATTTCTACGGCTGTAGCTACTGGTGCAATATCACTCTACAGCCTTTCACGATTTCGTTTAACGAATAGCGTACAACCTGAAATTACCCCAAGTAATTCTCCTACCATGACTGCTGTTGCAGCCTTAGGACGTTTAGAACCTCAAGGGGAAGTTATTCGTCTGTCTGCTCCCGATTCCCAAGGAGGGGGTGTTCGAGTTGCCAAACTCCTAATCAACAAAGGCGAAAAAGTGCAACGGGGGCAAGTGATAGCAATTCTTGACAGTTACGATTCCCGTTTTGCAGCCTTAGAAAAAGCCCATAGGCAAGTCCAAGTCGCCCAAGCTAGTCTCTATAAGGTAGAAGCAGGAGCTAAAGACGGTGACATCTATGCACAAGAAGCGACAATTGCTAATCTAGAAGCAGAGTTACGTGGGCAAATTTACTCACAAGAGGCGACAATTGCTCGTATAGATGCAGAGTGGCGTAATGCCGAAACCGAGAATCGAAGATATCAAAAGTTATACCGAGATGGTGCCGTTTCCGCTTCCGATGCAGATACTAAACGTTTGCGCGTGGATACTGTTCAACAGCAAATGAGGGAAGCTAAAGCTTCACTCACCCGAACAGTCGAAACTTTACAAAAGCGGTTAAATGAGGCTAAAGCTAGGCTTGTGAGTATAGCTGAAGTCCGCCCTACCGATGTGCAAGCAGCACAAGCCGATGTCGAGAGTGCAAAAGCTTCAGTTAAACAGGCTGAGGCTGACCTAGATTTAAGTTCTGTCCGTTCTCCGATAAATGGCCAAGTCCTGAAAATTAATGCTTGGCCCGGAGAAATGATCGGTAGCCAGGGAATAGCTGAATTAGGTCGCACACAGCAGATGTTTGTAGTAGCAGAAGTCTATGAAACTGACATCAAAAAAGTGCGTTTAGGTCAGTCGGCTAAGATTACTGGCGATGCTTTTTCAGGGGAAATACGGGGAACCGTCACAGATATTGGTTTGCGAGTTGGCAAACAGAATATCTTTACTACTAATCCAGGAGCAGATACGGATAATAAAATTATCGATGTCAAAATTCGCATCGATAACTTATCAGATAACCAACGAATTTCAGGGCTGACTGACTTACAAGTACAGGTACTCATTCAGATATAA
- a CDS encoding GMC oxidoreductase, with protein sequence MPQVNHFDVIIIGTGAGGGTLAYTLAPLGKRILLLEQGGYLPREKDNWDTHAVFLEKKYKSQETWYDETGKSHRSPTNYCVGGNTKFYGSTLMRFRTADFGKNIHYDGISPAWPLSYADFEPYYTEAEYLYHVHGQRGIDPTEPPATAPYRYPMVNHEPRIQQLFDDFCQLGYQPFPLPLGIMLDEADLQNSNCIRCNTCGGFPCLLEAKADAHTVCIRPALKNPNVKLITHARVQRLETSASGREVSKICVERNGILEEYSADIIVVACGAINSAALLLRSLNDKHPHGLANGSGVVGRHYMRHTNSSFIAISLEPNPTVFQKTFGLNDFYFGTEDWKYPMGNIQLLGKSTPELLAAELLPSAPEITKDTIAKNGIDFCLISEDLPDPDNRVTLNSKGEITLRYTSNNLSAHKHLINKFEEMLSQLGCADYLLPSSLYVGNNVSIAGINHQCGTIRFGEDPQNSSLDINCKAHELDNLYVVDGSFFVSSAAVNPALTIIANALRVGNHLKERLR encoded by the coding sequence ATGCCACAAGTAAATCATTTTGACGTAATTATCATTGGTACAGGTGCTGGCGGTGGGACACTTGCTTATACATTGGCTCCTTTGGGTAAGCGTATACTACTGCTAGAGCAAGGTGGATACTTACCACGAGAAAAAGATAATTGGGATACCCATGCTGTTTTTCTTGAAAAGAAATACAAGTCTCAAGAAACTTGGTATGACGAGACAGGGAAGTCCCATCGTTCACCTACTAACTATTGCGTTGGTGGCAACACTAAGTTTTACGGTTCAACCTTAATGCGCTTTCGTACCGCAGATTTTGGAAAAAATATACATTACGACGGTATTTCCCCAGCTTGGCCGCTTAGTTATGCAGACTTTGAACCTTACTATACCGAAGCCGAGTATCTCTATCACGTACATGGGCAGCGTGGTATTGATCCTACAGAACCACCTGCAACTGCACCTTATCGTTACCCGATGGTGAATCACGAACCTCGTATTCAGCAACTTTTTGATGATTTTTGCCAGCTAGGCTATCAACCATTCCCTTTACCATTGGGAATAATGCTTGACGAAGCAGATTTACAAAACAGCAATTGTATTCGCTGCAATACATGTGGTGGATTTCCCTGTTTATTAGAAGCTAAAGCTGATGCTCATACTGTTTGCATACGACCAGCACTTAAGAATCCTAATGTTAAACTTATTACTCATGCACGGGTACAGCGGTTAGAAACCAGTGCTTCTGGTCGCGAAGTGAGCAAAATTTGTGTTGAACGCAACGGCATTTTGGAGGAATACTCAGCTGATATTATAGTGGTTGCTTGTGGTGCTATCAACTCAGCTGCATTGTTGTTGCGATCGCTAAACGATAAACATCCTCACGGTTTAGCTAACGGTTCGGGTGTCGTCGGTCGGCACTATATGCGGCACACAAATTCTTCTTTTATTGCCATTTCTCTAGAACCCAATCCCACAGTGTTTCAAAAAACCTTTGGGTTAAATGACTTTTACTTTGGAACTGAAGATTGGAAATACCCGATGGGAAATATTCAGTTGCTTGGTAAGTCAACTCCAGAGTTGCTTGCCGCTGAATTATTACCTTCAGCGCCAGAAATTACTAAAGATACGATTGCCAAAAATGGCATTGATTTCTGCCTGATCTCAGAAGATTTACCAGACCCAGATAATCGGGTAACTTTAAATAGCAAAGGTGAGATAACTCTGAGATATACTAGCAACAATTTATCTGCACATAAACATCTAATTAACAAGTTCGAGGAGATGTTAAGCCAACTTGGTTGTGCAGATTATTTACTGCCTTCTTCATTGTATGTTGGTAACAATGTTTCTATTGCTGGTATCAACCATCAATGCGGCACAATCCGTTTTGGGGAAGATCCCCAAAATTCATCGCTGGATATTAACTGCAAAGCACATGAGCTAGATAATCTTTATGTGGTTGACGGCAGTTTTTTTGTCTCCAGCGCGGCAGTTAATCCGGCACTAACTATCATTGCAAATGCACTGCGTGTTGGAAACCATTTAAAAGAACGGCTGAGATAA
- a CDS encoding DevA family ABC transporter ATP-binding protein, translating into MSQTNFIVDVKNLNQYFGKTALRTQTLFDINLAIKSGEIMIMTGPSGSGKTTLLTLIGGLRSVQEGSLKFLGQELCGASNEKLVKVRRQIGYIFQAHNLLDFLTARQNVQMSLELHKDIPEREARIQSEAILQAVKLGNRVNYYPSDLSGGQKQRVAIARALVSHPKLVLADEPTAALDSKSGRDVVNLMQQLTKEQNCAILIVTHDNRILDIADRIIHMEDGRLIKEVS; encoded by the coding sequence ATGAGTCAAACCAATTTTATTGTAGATGTTAAAAATCTCAATCAATACTTTGGTAAAACAGCCTTACGTACCCAGACATTATTTGACATTAATTTGGCTATTAAGTCTGGAGAAATTATGATTATGACTGGACCTTCAGGTTCAGGAAAAACAACTTTACTAACTCTGATTGGTGGTTTACGTTCTGTCCAAGAAGGCAGTCTTAAATTTCTAGGACAAGAGCTTTGTGGAGCTAGTAATGAGAAATTAGTCAAAGTACGTCGCCAGATAGGCTATATTTTTCAAGCTCATAACTTGCTAGATTTTTTAACAGCTAGACAAAATGTTCAAATGTCGCTGGAACTACACAAAGATATTCCTGAACGAGAAGCTCGTATTCAATCAGAAGCTATACTCCAGGCTGTTAAATTGGGTAATCGAGTTAATTACTACCCATCTGATCTCTCAGGAGGTCAAAAACAACGAGTAGCCATCGCCCGTGCTTTAGTTAGCCATCCCAAATTGGTCTTAGCTGATGAACCTACCGCAGCCTTAGATAGTAAGTCAGGTCGAGATGTTGTTAATCTCATGCAACAACTAACTAAAGAGCAGAATTGCGCTATCTTAATAGTCACTCATGACAACCGAATTTTAGATATTGCAGATCGCATAATTCATATGGAAGATGGTCGGCTAATCAAAGAAGTTTCGTGA
- a CDS encoding Gfo/Idh/MocA family oxidoreductase has translation MPEITCVRVGYGSVAQIHERKMQECGVKTVAIVETNEQKALQAKNNGFTVFNSCLEAAKFNPTFWDVCVSTDQHFKIIQNIIKFAPQANILVEKPICLFSQIPRLIKILANFPGKITVNENYASSTIKDMVEKIAFKDLQIHPQKIVVEFTKNRELDFTRGRFIDNELGALGYEGSHMVTLISELLEEFIPHNILQTTFSDFIFRSSQQCLDNQGSAYIQYKTPSGVEIELYTSMMGKIKYSYPLFSIKDIQYEDQDSKYRLLALYGVDSHNDQYCIVGFLEPIHFFNRCYGAIYVAKNNKIEKIIAPLCDDTMILHFQKVLRYFQQGEAENPYPIEKGIKVVEILHNLTYKMSFSKSLIAS, from the coding sequence ATGCCAGAAATTACATGTGTCAGAGTAGGATATGGAAGCGTTGCTCAAATACACGAAAGAAAGATGCAAGAGTGCGGTGTGAAAACTGTTGCAATTGTTGAAACCAATGAGCAAAAAGCATTGCAGGCAAAAAACAACGGATTTACAGTTTTTAATTCCTGCTTAGAAGCCGCAAAATTTAACCCGACTTTTTGGGATGTTTGTGTTAGCACTGATCAACACTTTAAAATCATTCAAAACATCATAAAATTCGCACCACAAGCAAATATTCTCGTAGAAAAGCCTATCTGCTTATTTTCGCAAATTCCCAGATTAATCAAAATTTTGGCAAATTTTCCGGGGAAAATCACGGTAAATGAGAATTATGCATCTTCAACCATCAAAGATATGGTGGAAAAAATTGCCTTTAAAGATTTGCAAATTCATCCCCAAAAAATAGTTGTAGAATTTACCAAAAATCGAGAGTTAGATTTTACTAGAGGTCGATTCATCGACAACGAACTAGGAGCACTAGGCTATGAAGGTTCTCATATGGTAACGCTGATCTCTGAACTGCTTGAAGAATTTATCCCCCATAACATTTTACAAACCACTTTTAGCGATTTTATATTCAGATCTTCTCAGCAGTGTTTAGATAATCAAGGCAGCGCTTATATTCAGTATAAAACACCTTCTGGAGTAGAAATAGAACTATATACTTCGATGATGGGCAAAATAAAATACAGCTATCCTTTATTTTCGATAAAGGATATTCAGTATGAAGACCAAGATAGTAAATACAGACTTCTCGCTTTATATGGTGTTGACTCTCACAATGATCAATATTGTATTGTGGGTTTTTTAGAGCCAATACACTTTTTCAATCGCTGTTATGGGGCAATTTATGTGGCCAAAAATAATAAAATAGAAAAAATAATCGCTCCTCTTTGCGATGACACGATGATCCTCCATTTTCAGAAAGTATTAAGATATTTTCAACAAGGGGAAGCCGAGAATCCTTACCCAATTGAGAAGGGGATTAAAGTCGTGGAAATATTGCACAATTTAACTTACAAAATGAGTTTTTCTAAATCCCTTATTGCCAGTTAA
- the devC gene encoding ABC transporter permease DevC, translating into MFRNIPLAWLQLARQKIRFLVALAGIAFVAVLMFMQIGFQEALYASATQLHKNLQGDLFIISAQYQSLTSNQSFSRSRLYQTLGFDGVESISPLYVQFAKLKNMINGHKYPIYILGFAPVKSIFLMPEIQQDFKLLQIPNQVLFDSASRPEFGPIAQDFKQNKPVSLEIFSYSGLVGYKVKISGLFSLGPSFGVDGNLIVSSSTFLRIFQDRQPQKIDIGLINLKSGADPQKVLANLSAKLPKDVIVMNRQSFIEFEKSYWTLRTPIGFVFNLMVIMGFVVGVIVVYQILYSNISSHLAEYATLKAMGFKNKYLLGIVFQQALILAALGYIPGFAIALGLYDIAKNATKLPVVMDINKALIVLFSAILMCLISGFLSTNKLRNVDPAEIF; encoded by the coding sequence ATGTTTCGCAATATACCTCTAGCTTGGCTACAACTAGCTAGACAAAAAATTCGCTTTTTAGTCGCTTTGGCTGGGATTGCTTTTGTTGCCGTGCTGATGTTTATGCAAATCGGCTTTCAAGAAGCCCTTTATGCCAGTGCTACACAATTGCATAAAAATCTCCAAGGAGACTTATTTATAATTAGTGCTCAATATCAATCTTTGACCTCAAATCAAAGTTTTTCTCGTAGTCGTTTATATCAAACATTAGGTTTTGATGGAGTAGAATCAATCAGCCCTTTATATGTACAATTTGCCAAGCTGAAAAATATGATTAATGGTCATAAATATCCCATATATATACTTGGTTTCGCCCCAGTTAAATCAATTTTTTTAATGCCAGAAATTCAGCAAGACTTTAAGCTGCTGCAAATTCCCAACCAAGTTTTATTTGACAGTGCTTCTCGACCAGAGTTTGGACCAATTGCTCAAGATTTTAAGCAAAATAAACCTGTGAGCTTGGAAATATTTAGCTATTCTGGCTTAGTAGGCTACAAAGTTAAAATTAGCGGCTTATTTAGTCTTGGACCTTCCTTTGGGGTTGATGGAAATTTAATTGTTAGTTCGTCAACTTTTCTGCGGATATTCCAAGATCGTCAGCCACAAAAAATTGATATAGGTTTAATTAACCTCAAATCAGGTGCCGATCCCCAAAAAGTATTAGCAAATTTGTCAGCCAAGTTACCTAAAGATGTAATAGTTATGAACCGCCAAAGCTTTATTGAGTTTGAAAAAAGCTATTGGACTCTCAGGACACCTATTGGATTTGTGTTTAACCTGATGGTAATTATGGGATTTGTTGTTGGTGTAATTGTTGTCTATCAAATTCTTTATAGTAATATTTCTTCTCACTTAGCTGAATATGCAACCCTAAAAGCAATGGGCTTTAAAAATAAATACCTCTTAGGTATAGTTTTTCAACAAGCTCTAATCTTAGCAGCTTTAGGTTATATTCCAGGTTTTGCTATAGCTCTCGGACTGTATGACATAGCAAAAAATGCTACTAAATTACCAGTTGTCATGGATATAAACAAAGCATTAATCGTATTATTTTCTGCAATATTGATGTGTTTGATCTCTGGGTTTTTATCAACAAATAAATTGCGAAATGTAGACCCAGCAGAAATTTTCTAA